Proteins encoded in a region of the Desulfovermiculus halophilus DSM 18834 genome:
- a CDS encoding outer membrane protein assembly factor BamD — translation MTKQKWSFLWIILLGMVLSGCGVIDTVFLNPPQDTALELLEAGNMAMEEKDYDQAISYYTKLKDQYPFSPYTSQAELRLADAYFQDQRYAAAENAYKEFESLHPGHEDIAYVLFRIGLSNFKQFKSIDLPQDNVTEAMQYFNRVAEAYPQAPVADQAREYVRKCQRFQAEHEIFVADFYWRTERYLSAWKRYAYVADNFSMFQDILTYARTRSRLAYVLHQRQAAERERIAQYGSWKQLFDWL, via the coding sequence ATGACTAAGCAGAAATGGTCTTTTCTTTGGATCATCCTTCTGGGGATGGTCTTGTCGGGGTGCGGAGTGATTGACACAGTATTCCTCAATCCTCCCCAGGACACAGCCCTGGAGCTCCTTGAGGCCGGAAATATGGCCATGGAAGAAAAGGATTACGATCAGGCCATCTCCTACTACACCAAACTCAAAGACCAGTATCCGTTCAGCCCGTATACCTCCCAGGCCGAGCTGCGGCTGGCCGATGCCTATTTTCAGGATCAGCGCTACGCTGCCGCGGAAAACGCCTACAAGGAATTTGAATCTCTGCATCCAGGACACGAGGATATCGCTTATGTCCTGTTCCGGATCGGACTAAGCAATTTCAAGCAATTCAAATCCATTGACCTGCCTCAGGACAACGTGACCGAGGCCATGCAGTACTTCAACCGGGTGGCCGAGGCCTATCCCCAGGCCCCGGTTGCGGACCAGGCCCGTGAGTACGTCCGCAAATGCCAGCGCTTTCAGGCCGAGCACGAGATATTCGTCGCCGACTTCTATTGGCGCACGGAGCGGTATCTTTCGGCCTGGAAGCGGTATGCCTATGTTGCCGACAACTTCTCCATGTTCCAGGACATCCTGACCTACGCCCGGACCAGGAGCCGCCTGGCCTATGTCCTGCACCAGAGACAGGCCGCGGAAAGAGAACGCATCGCCCAGTACGGGAGCTGGAAGCAGCTCTTTGACTGGCTGTAG
- the tsaD gene encoding tRNA (adenosine(37)-N6)-threonylcarbamoyltransferase complex transferase subunit TsaD: MLCLGIETSCDETALALVRDKRLVGQKLASQERMHALFGGVVPELASREHLRVIGPLFDALLAETTTRAEEIEGIAVARGPGLLGSLLVGLGLAKGLAISLDRPLVGINHLVAHLLAPGLEQELDFPALGLVASGGHTQIGLLTSPFAVSWLGRTLDDAVGEAYDKTARMLNLPYPGGKTIDALAQFADPDTGLLPRPYVDNQNLDFSFSGLKTAVARIVADNPRLVAPVMEAEPDIPELAASRPGLAELCASLNWSIASTIRLKLRRAMARHPEVKALIAAGGVVANSCLRRELAATAEECGVRAVLPRMELCTDNAAMIAYAGSVYLEAGYAHGMDLDAVPRGKPLPDDFIRVS; the protein is encoded by the coding sequence ATGCTGTGCCTGGGGATTGAGACCTCCTGCGACGAGACTGCCCTGGCCCTGGTCCGGGACAAACGGCTGGTGGGACAGAAGCTGGCCTCCCAGGAGCGGATGCACGCCCTGTTCGGGGGGGTGGTCCCGGAGTTGGCGTCCAGGGAGCACCTGCGGGTCATAGGCCCCTTGTTCGATGCCCTGCTGGCGGAGACCACAACCCGGGCCGAGGAGATCGAGGGGATTGCCGTGGCCCGGGGGCCTGGGCTGCTGGGCAGCCTGCTGGTCGGGCTCGGGCTGGCCAAAGGGCTGGCCATCAGCCTGGACCGCCCGCTGGTGGGGATCAATCATCTGGTGGCTCATCTGCTGGCCCCGGGCCTGGAGCAAGAGCTGGATTTTCCCGCTCTGGGCCTGGTCGCATCCGGCGGGCATACCCAGATCGGTCTGCTCACGTCTCCGTTTGCCGTCTCCTGGCTGGGACGGACCCTGGATGATGCGGTGGGGGAGGCCTACGACAAGACAGCCAGGATGCTCAACCTTCCGTATCCAGGGGGGAAGACCATCGATGCCCTGGCCCAGTTCGCCGATCCGGATACCGGGCTTCTTCCCCGGCCATACGTGGACAATCAGAATCTGGACTTCAGCTTCAGCGGGTTAAAGACCGCAGTGGCCCGGATAGTAGCCGACAATCCCCGGCTGGTGGCTCCAGTGATGGAAGCCGAGCCGGACATACCGGAGCTGGCGGCCTCCAGGCCGGGCCTGGCTGAGCTGTGCGCATCATTGAACTGGAGCATTGCCTCCACCATCCGTCTCAAGCTCAGGCGGGCCATGGCCAGGCATCCGGAGGTCAAGGCCCTGATTGCGGCTGGAGGCGTGGTGGCCAACTCCTGCCTGCGCCGGGAGCTGGCGGCCACGGCTGAGGAATGTGGGGTGCGGGCAGTGTTGCCCAGAATGGAGCTGTGTACCGACAATGCGGCCATGATTGCCTACGCCGGGTCTGTGTATCTGGAGGCGGGGTATGCCCATGGCATGGATCTGGATGCCGTCCCCAGGGGAAAGCCCCTGCCCGACGATTTTATCCGGGTTTCTTGA
- the fbp gene encoding class 1 fructose-bisphosphatase, translating to MRQITVIEHLLLHQRQNPMATGQFTRLLNELILSAKIIGRDVNKAGLVDILGYTGNVNVQGESVQRLDEFANSVLVHRMERAGVLCAMASEETADLIQISHRFPKGEYFLVFDPLDGSSNIDANVSIGTIFSIYRVKDGLSGQVELHDVLQKGAEQVAAGYFIYGSSTVMVYTTGSGVHGFTHDPSVGEFLLSHPDIKIPPQGKIYSVNEAYWNYWDGATQRAVGMFKDPNSELGRLYSLRYIGSLVADFHRNLLYGGVFMYPIDYRDPKKPKGKLRLLCEANPLAYIVEQAGGMATDGVNRILDIEPQELHQRTPLFIGSTAEVEKIREIYSQAG from the coding sequence ATGCGTCAAATCACAGTGATTGAGCACTTGCTGCTCCATCAGCGCCAGAACCCGATGGCCACCGGGCAGTTCACCCGGCTGCTGAACGAGCTCATCCTTTCAGCCAAGATTATCGGCCGGGATGTGAACAAGGCCGGGCTGGTGGATATCCTGGGCTATACCGGGAACGTGAATGTGCAGGGGGAAAGCGTCCAGAGGCTGGACGAGTTCGCCAACAGCGTTCTGGTGCACCGCATGGAACGGGCCGGGGTGCTGTGCGCCATGGCCTCGGAAGAAACCGCGGACTTGATTCAGATATCCCACCGGTTTCCCAAAGGGGAGTACTTTCTGGTCTTTGATCCCCTGGACGGATCGTCCAACATCGATGCCAATGTCAGCATCGGGACCATCTTTTCCATCTACCGGGTCAAGGACGGCCTGAGCGGTCAGGTTGAGCTCCACGACGTTTTGCAGAAGGGAGCGGAGCAGGTGGCGGCCGGATACTTTATTTACGGATCGTCCACAGTCATGGTGTATACCACCGGCAGCGGTGTGCACGGCTTTACCCACGATCCCAGCGTGGGTGAGTTTCTGCTGTCCCATCCGGACATCAAGATCCCTCCCCAGGGCAAGATATACTCGGTCAACGAGGCCTACTGGAACTACTGGGATGGGGCGACCCAACGGGCCGTGGGCATGTTCAAGGATCCCAACAGCGAGCTGGGCCGGCTGTACAGCCTGCGGTACATAGGCTCCTTGGTTGCGGACTTTCACCGCAATCTGCTCTACGGAGGGGTCTTCATGTATCCCATCGACTATCGGGATCCGAAAAAGCCCAAAGGCAAGCTGCGGCTGCTGTGCGAAGCCAATCCCCTGGCCTATATCGTCGAGCAGGCCGGAGGGATGGCAACCGACGGCGTGAACCGCATACTGGACATCGAACCCCAGGAACTCCATCAGCGGACGCCACTGTTCATCGGGTCCACGGCTGAAGTGGAAAAGATACGGGAGATCTACTCCCAGGCCGGGTAG
- a CDS encoding tetratricopeptide repeat protein codes for MQDKITWYEEILAQDPASPVFYNAAQLYLELGEEEKAVGHLRSGLDRNPAHAQARLLLIQVLGSLDRPEQARQYMGPVLDSLGSCGYFWTLWARELEDQGRTDLAAAVRFVGANLETGPLTWGEVIQSGILTVLGRGACKEEPAGEAGRTQVREDDSESGQAEAGETPARDEDLSPAAEGSRERDGEDDLPPGGYRTVTMADILAGQGELEAALNIYTQLLDQESGQERRRQLEHRIRGIQERLQKDPGSGTEEHDSAREQPPQAGALQAEASNGRTVREDDARGDGPGQNKQELLRRLDRLAARLEARS; via the coding sequence ATGCAGGACAAGATTACATGGTACGAAGAAATCCTGGCCCAGGATCCCGCATCCCCTGTGTTCTACAATGCGGCTCAGCTGTATCTGGAACTGGGCGAGGAGGAGAAAGCCGTTGGACACCTCCGGTCCGGGTTGGACAGGAATCCAGCCCACGCTCAGGCCCGGCTGCTGTTGATCCAGGTGCTGGGATCCCTGGACCGCCCGGAACAGGCCCGGCAGTATATGGGGCCGGTACTGGACAGCCTGGGATCCTGCGGTTATTTCTGGACCTTGTGGGCGAGGGAGCTGGAAGATCAGGGACGTACTGATCTGGCTGCCGCGGTGCGCTTTGTCGGCGCCAATCTGGAAACAGGTCCCCTGACCTGGGGGGAGGTCATCCAGAGCGGGATACTGACTGTGCTCGGACGGGGAGCCTGCAAAGAGGAACCGGCGGGAGAGGCCGGCCGGACTCAGGTCCGGGAGGACGATTCGGAGTCCGGGCAGGCCGAAGCAGGGGAGACTCCGGCCAGGGACGAGGACCTCTCCCCTGCGGCTGAAGGGAGCCGGGAGAGAGACGGGGAGGACGATCTGCCTCCCGGCGGGTACCGGACAGTGACCATGGCTGATATCTTGGCTGGACAGGGAGAGCTGGAGGCCGCTTTGAATATTTATACCCAGCTCTTGGATCAGGAAAGCGGCCAGGAACGGCGGCGCCAGCTTGAGCACAGGATACGCGGGATCCAGGAGAGGCTGCAAAAAGACCCCGGCTCTGGAACCGAGGAGCACGATTCAGCAAGGGAGCAGCCCCCGCAGGCCGGTGCTCTTCAGGCTGAGGCATCAAATGGCAGGACGGTCCGGGAGGACGATGCTCGAGGGGACGGTCCTGGTCAGAACAAGCAGGAGCTCTTGCGCCGTCTGGACCGTCTGGCAGCCCGGCTGGAAGCCAGGTCGTGA
- the trxA gene encoding thioredoxin: MPNSVTDSTFEPEVIKDSQPVLVDFWAPWCGPCRAIAPVLEELAKEYEGKIKILKMNVDENPSTPSKYGIRAIPTLILFKNGDVVGQVTGAVSKSNLKDMINQKGLS, translated from the coding sequence ATGCCAAACTCAGTTACAGACAGCACGTTTGAACCTGAGGTGATCAAAGATAGCCAACCGGTGCTGGTTGATTTCTGGGCTCCATGGTGCGGCCCTTGCCGGGCCATTGCCCCGGTCCTGGAAGAGCTGGCCAAGGAGTATGAGGGCAAGATCAAGATTTTGAAGATGAATGTGGATGAGAATCCGAGCACCCCGAGCAAGTACGGAATCCGGGCTATTCCGACCCTGATCCTGTTCAAGAACGGTGATGTGGTCGGGCAGGTTACCGGAGCGGTATCCAAAAGCAATCTCAAGGACATGATCAATCAGAAGGGCTTGTCATGA
- the trxB gene encoding thioredoxin-disulfide reductase: MKTFDSVVIGGGPAGITASMYILRSGASMAWVEKMAPGGQVLMTNWIENYPGFPDGIHGYELVDRMAKHLEGFSFQKYTEEVQDIRPGEKSHQVLVGEEWIETKSVVLCPGAEHKTLGLPGEERLTGQGVSYCGLCDGQFFRDQTVACIGGGNTALEDALYLSGIVDKVYLIHRRDAFRGDKVYQDKVLAQDNIQVLWNTVPREILGQNQVEGLRVEDVTSNAQNDLEVSGVFIFVGIAPQSGFIPETIELDANGFVITDTEMRTNVPGIFAAGDIRSKRCWQISTAVGDGAAAGHSAQLYVREMSND, from the coding sequence ATGAAGACGTTCGACAGTGTGGTTATCGGCGGCGGTCCAGCCGGGATAACCGCGAGCATGTATATCCTCCGTTCCGGAGCCAGCATGGCCTGGGTGGAAAAGATGGCTCCGGGCGGACAAGTCTTGATGACCAACTGGATTGAAAACTATCCTGGCTTTCCGGACGGGATCCACGGATACGAGCTTGTGGACCGAATGGCCAAGCACCTGGAAGGCTTTTCCTTCCAGAAGTACACCGAGGAGGTGCAGGACATCCGGCCTGGAGAGAAGAGCCATCAGGTCCTGGTCGGGGAGGAGTGGATAGAAACCAAAAGCGTTGTCCTCTGTCCAGGCGCCGAGCACAAGACTCTGGGACTGCCGGGCGAAGAGCGGCTGACCGGACAGGGCGTCTCCTACTGCGGCCTGTGCGACGGACAGTTCTTCCGGGATCAGACCGTGGCCTGCATCGGCGGGGGAAACACGGCCCTGGAGGACGCCCTGTACCTTTCGGGGATTGTGGACAAGGTGTACCTCATTCACCGCCGGGACGCGTTCCGCGGAGACAAGGTCTACCAGGACAAGGTCCTGGCCCAGGACAATATTCAGGTCCTGTGGAACACTGTGCCCAGGGAGATCTTGGGGCAGAATCAGGTGGAGGGCCTGCGGGTCGAAGATGTGACCTCCAATGCGCAGAATGATCTTGAGGTCAGCGGGGTGTTCATTTTTGTGGGCATAGCCCCGCAGTCGGGATTCATACCGGAGACGATAGAACTGGATGCGAACGGCTTCGTCATAACCGATACCGAGATGCGGACCAATGTGCCGGGAATCTTCGCCGCCGGGGACATCCGTTCCAAGCGGTGCTGGCAGATATCCACTGCTGTCGGGGACGGGGCGGCAGCCGGGCATTCGGCTCAACTGTACGTCCGCGAGATGTCCAATGACTAA